From the genome of Syngnathus acus chromosome 24, fSynAcu1.2, whole genome shotgun sequence, one region includes:
- the c24h1orf131 gene encoding uncharacterized protein C1orf131 homolog isoform X1, whose product MKPDTTEAVDDDCALLEQILDTLYDIGSVKTKKKQKRCQEEASSEEVAKVETFDEDQGGGQKPSEVPVHNQGPAVNPVSDVEVVTFQDPAKRQKTQQMPAGDETILQKTSEMLQSASEQGVSFEKARLEVHRFGITGYKKEQQRVYEKERAIMLGARPPKKNYLNYKVLQQQIKDKKTAQKEAVKSDSKKKKKNPSRDYKKTPASGSSSAPTGQVGRFKDGILILSQKDIKTMKSKMQRK is encoded by the exons atgaaGCCCGACACTACTGAGGCTGTTGACGATGACTGTGCTTTACTGGAACAAATTTTGGATACGTTATACGACATTG GATCTGTGAAAacgaagaaaaagcaaaaaagatgCCAGGAAGAAGCTAGTTCTGAAGAAGTTGCTAAAGTTGAGACTTTTGATGAAGACCAAGGTGGAGGACAGAAACCCTCTGAGGTGCCTGTCCACAATCAAG GTCCAGCTGTAAATCCGGTGAGTGACGTGGAGGTGGTGACCTTTCAGGACCCTGCCAAGAGACAAAAGACCCAACAGATGCCTGCTGGAGATGAAACGATT CTGCAGAAGACTTCAGAGATGCTACAGAGTGCTTCAGAACAGGGTGTCAGTTTTGAGAAG GCTCGACTGGAGGTGCATCGCTTCGGCATCACAGGCTACAAAAAGGAGCAGCAGCGAGTCTATGAGAAGGAGAGAGCCATCATGTTGGGCGCACGA CCTCCCAAGAAGAACTATTTGAACTATAAAGTGCTGCAGCAGCAAATCAAGGACAAGAAGACGGCACAAAAGGAGGCGGTGAAGTCG gactcgaagaaaaagaagaagaatccGAG CAGGGACTACAAGAAGACGCCGGCGTCTGGCTCGTCCTCGGCGCCCACAGGTCAGGTGGGCCGCTTCAAGGACGGCATACTGATCCTCAGCCAAAAGGACATCAAGACCATGAAGAGCAAGATGCAACGCAAATGA
- the c24h1orf131 gene encoding uncharacterized protein C1orf131 homolog isoform X2, with protein MKPDTTEAVDDDCALLEQILDTLYDIGSVKTKKKQKRCQEEASSEEVAKVETFDEDQGGGQKPSEVPVHNQGPAVNPVSDVEVVTFQDPAKRQKTQQMPAGDETILQKTSEMLQSASEQGVSFEKARLEVHRFGITGYKKEQQRVYEKERAIMLGARPPKKNYLNYKVLQQQIKDKKTAQKEAVKSDSKKKKKNPRDYKKTPASGSSSAPTGQVGRFKDGILILSQKDIKTMKSKMQRK; from the exons atgaaGCCCGACACTACTGAGGCTGTTGACGATGACTGTGCTTTACTGGAACAAATTTTGGATACGTTATACGACATTG GATCTGTGAAAacgaagaaaaagcaaaaaagatgCCAGGAAGAAGCTAGTTCTGAAGAAGTTGCTAAAGTTGAGACTTTTGATGAAGACCAAGGTGGAGGACAGAAACCCTCTGAGGTGCCTGTCCACAATCAAG GTCCAGCTGTAAATCCGGTGAGTGACGTGGAGGTGGTGACCTTTCAGGACCCTGCCAAGAGACAAAAGACCCAACAGATGCCTGCTGGAGATGAAACGATT CTGCAGAAGACTTCAGAGATGCTACAGAGTGCTTCAGAACAGGGTGTCAGTTTTGAGAAG GCTCGACTGGAGGTGCATCGCTTCGGCATCACAGGCTACAAAAAGGAGCAGCAGCGAGTCTATGAGAAGGAGAGAGCCATCATGTTGGGCGCACGA CCTCCCAAGAAGAACTATTTGAACTATAAAGTGCTGCAGCAGCAAATCAAGGACAAGAAGACGGCACAAAAGGAGGCGGTGAAGTCG gactcgaagaaaaagaagaagaatccGAG GGACTACAAGAAGACGCCGGCGTCTGGCTCGTCCTCGGCGCCCACAGGTCAGGTGGGCCGCTTCAAGGACGGCATACTGATCCTCAGCCAAAAGGACATCAAGACCATGAAGAGCAAGATGCAACGCAAATGA